The following are encoded together in the Kribbella voronezhensis genome:
- a CDS encoding ABC1 kinase family protein: MSDLPRKALSRTAKLASLPLGAAGRATVGLGKRIGGAPAEAVMAEFQRRTADQLFSVLGELKGGAMKFGQMLSMMESAMPEEFAAPYRATLTKLQDSAPPMPASTVHTILSRELGKRWRDRFEEFDDLPAAAASIGQVHRGILKDGREVAIKLQYPGAAEALRADLRQLGRFARTFGSLFPGLDMKPLVAELQERIGEELDYDREAQAQQQYADAFKDHDEFVVPRVIKHSPTVIVSEWIEGKPLSKVITDGTKQERDEIGLKYVRFMFSGPRYAGLLHSDPHPGNFRVMPDGRLGVVDFGLCARLPDGLPPAIGRLLRISLEGDGAAVLAGLRQEGFIKPRMDIDPDQLMEYLAPFAEPARGDTFQFSRTWMREQTSRTSDFRSPNATLGLKINLPPSYLLIHRVWIGGIAVLSQLDTEAPFRSVLQELLPGFADD; the protein is encoded by the coding sequence GTGTCCGACCTCCCCCGCAAGGCGCTCAGCCGTACTGCGAAGCTGGCCAGCCTGCCGCTAGGTGCCGCCGGGCGCGCGACCGTCGGCCTGGGCAAGCGGATCGGCGGTGCTCCCGCCGAGGCTGTGATGGCCGAGTTCCAGCGTCGTACCGCGGATCAGTTGTTCTCCGTCCTGGGTGAACTCAAGGGCGGCGCGATGAAGTTCGGGCAGATGCTGAGCATGATGGAATCGGCGATGCCCGAGGAGTTCGCGGCGCCGTACCGGGCGACCCTCACCAAGCTCCAGGACTCCGCTCCACCGATGCCGGCTTCGACCGTGCACACGATCCTGTCGCGCGAGCTGGGCAAGCGCTGGCGGGACCGGTTCGAGGAGTTCGACGACCTGCCCGCGGCCGCCGCGTCGATCGGCCAGGTCCACCGGGGCATCCTCAAGGACGGCCGCGAGGTCGCGATCAAGCTGCAGTACCCGGGTGCCGCGGAGGCGCTCCGCGCCGACCTGCGCCAGCTCGGCCGGTTCGCGCGGACGTTCGGGTCGCTGTTCCCCGGTCTCGACATGAAGCCGCTGGTCGCCGAGCTGCAGGAACGCATCGGCGAGGAGCTGGACTACGACCGCGAGGCGCAGGCCCAGCAGCAGTACGCCGATGCCTTCAAGGACCACGACGAGTTCGTGGTCCCCCGCGTGATCAAGCACTCCCCCACGGTCATCGTCTCGGAGTGGATCGAAGGCAAGCCGCTGTCGAAGGTGATCACCGACGGCACCAAGCAGGAGCGGGACGAGATCGGACTGAAGTACGTCCGGTTCATGTTCAGCGGACCGCGGTACGCCGGTCTGCTGCACTCCGACCCGCATCCGGGCAACTTCCGGGTGATGCCCGACGGCCGCCTCGGAGTGGTCGACTTCGGGCTCTGCGCGCGGCTCCCCGACGGGCTGCCGCCTGCGATCGGCCGGCTGCTGCGGATCTCGCTCGAGGGCGACGGCGCCGCGGTGCTGGCCGGGCTGCGCCAAGAGGGATTCATCAAGCCGCGGATGGACATCGACCCGGATCAGCTGATGGAGTATCTGGCGCCCTTCGCCGAACCGGCCAGGGGCGACACGTTCCAGTTCAGCCGGACCTGGATGCGCGAGCAGACCAGCCGGACGAGCGACTTCCGCTCCCCCAACGCGACCCTCGGCCTCAAGATCAACCTGCCACCGTCGTACCTGCTGATCCACCGCGTCTGGATCGGCGGCATCGCGGTGCTGTCCCAGTTGGACACCGAAGCCCCGTTCCGCTCGGTCCTCCAGGAACTCCTCCCCGGCTTCGCAGACGACTAG
- a CDS encoding MMPL family transporter, whose product MARGQITVRAARWSATHPWRAIAMWVAVVIACFALGSVTGTKQSDNEGDIGEVTRADNIVKSGNFDDPDIESVLITAPSGQLDKAAADKVAGVVTQRMRALGGVADVAKPMLSPNKEALIVRVTLKDGDSDDRVQPLLDTTAKIQQENPGLRVEEVGGESIDKALNETLGKDFKRAEMFSLPVTLAILLVAFGALIAASVPLVLALSAVAAAIGLSAAASQLVPAVDAVNSVILLIGMAVGVDYSLFYLRREREERAKGRGHVDAVEIAAATSGHAVVVSGTAVIISMAGLFLARDAVFSSFAVGSILVVAVAVVGSLTVLPAVLAKLGRWVDRPRIPLLWRLTANKSKPRFWPTMLKPALKHPVATLLVAVTALLAVASPALGMTLKFPGTEDLPRDTAVMKAYDRLTAAFPSTGTSHEVAVRAPANQQPAVKAALADLVKRTQSDSLFAQDGLEEPRVSKDGTVTTLEVATPYEGGSQQARDSLTKLRKELMPKTVGKVPGVEYAVGGFVAADVDYAAHTRAKLPLVIGFVLLLTMIVMMVTFRSVVVAVTAILLNLLSAGAAYGVVTAVFQNHWAEGILDFKSNGAVVSWLPLFLFVVLFGLSMDYHVFVVSRIREAVLRGVPTKQAVAEGITGSAGVVTSAAAVMIGVFAVFATLSTLDMKQLGVGLAVAILIDATIIRAVVLPSIMTLLGDANWWAPKWLRGKQPKHAAPTATPEEERELTPVG is encoded by the coding sequence ATGGCCAGGGGACAGATCACGGTGCGGGCGGCACGCTGGAGCGCCACCCATCCGTGGCGGGCGATCGCGATGTGGGTCGCCGTTGTGATCGCGTGCTTCGCGCTCGGCTCGGTGACGGGCACGAAGCAGTCGGACAACGAGGGCGACATCGGCGAGGTGACCCGGGCCGACAACATCGTGAAGTCCGGCAACTTCGACGATCCGGACATCGAGAGCGTGCTGATCACCGCGCCCTCCGGCCAGCTCGACAAGGCCGCGGCCGACAAGGTCGCCGGCGTCGTGACCCAGCGGATGCGTGCACTCGGGGGAGTCGCCGACGTCGCCAAGCCGATGCTGTCCCCGAACAAGGAAGCGCTGATCGTCAGGGTCACCCTGAAGGACGGCGACTCCGACGACCGGGTCCAGCCGCTGCTCGACACCACCGCGAAGATCCAGCAGGAGAACCCGGGCCTGCGCGTCGAGGAGGTCGGCGGTGAGTCGATCGACAAGGCGCTGAACGAGACACTCGGCAAGGACTTCAAACGGGCCGAGATGTTCAGCCTGCCGGTGACGCTGGCGATCCTCTTGGTCGCGTTCGGCGCACTGATCGCGGCCTCGGTGCCGCTGGTCCTCGCCCTGTCCGCGGTTGCCGCCGCGATCGGGCTCTCGGCAGCCGCTTCACAGCTGGTCCCGGCAGTCGACGCGGTGAACAGCGTCATCCTGCTGATCGGTATGGCGGTAGGCGTCGACTACTCGCTCTTCTACCTCCGCCGCGAACGCGAGGAACGCGCCAAGGGCCGCGGCCACGTCGACGCGGTCGAGATCGCAGCCGCCACCTCCGGTCACGCAGTCGTGGTGTCCGGTACTGCGGTGATCATCTCGATGGCCGGCCTCTTCCTCGCTCGTGACGCGGTCTTCTCGTCCTTCGCGGTCGGCTCGATCCTGGTCGTCGCCGTGGCTGTTGTCGGCTCGCTGACCGTGCTCCCCGCAGTACTGGCCAAGCTCGGTCGCTGGGTCGACCGCCCGCGCATCCCGCTGCTGTGGCGCCTGACGGCGAACAAGAGCAAGCCGCGCTTCTGGCCGACCATGCTCAAGCCGGCCCTGAAGCACCCGGTCGCCACCCTGCTGGTCGCTGTCACCGCACTGCTGGCCGTCGCTTCGCCCGCACTCGGCATGACGCTGAAGTTCCCTGGCACCGAAGACCTGCCGCGCGACACCGCGGTGATGAAGGCGTACGACCGGCTCACTGCGGCCTTCCCGAGCACCGGCACCAGCCACGAGGTCGCAGTACGGGCTCCTGCCAACCAGCAGCCGGCAGTGAAGGCTGCGCTGGCCGACCTGGTCAAGCGGACGCAGTCCGACAGCCTGTTCGCGCAGGACGGGCTGGAGGAGCCGCGGGTCTCCAAGGACGGCACTGTGACCACGCTGGAGGTCGCGACTCCGTACGAGGGTGGTAGCCAGCAGGCGCGTGACTCGCTGACCAAGCTGCGCAAGGAACTCATGCCGAAGACGGTCGGCAAGGTGCCGGGCGTGGAGTACGCCGTCGGCGGGTTCGTAGCGGCCGATGTCGACTATGCGGCCCACACGCGGGCCAAGCTGCCGCTGGTGATCGGGTTCGTCCTGCTGCTGACGATGATCGTGATGATGGTGACGTTCCGGTCCGTGGTGGTCGCGGTCACCGCGATCCTGCTGAACCTGCTCAGCGCCGGAGCGGCGTACGGCGTGGTCACGGCGGTCTTCCAGAACCACTGGGCCGAGGGCATCCTCGACTTCAAGTCGAACGGAGCGGTCGTGTCCTGGCTGCCACTGTTCCTCTTCGTGGTCCTGTTCGGGTTGTCGATGGACTACCACGTCTTCGTGGTCAGCCGGATCCGCGAGGCCGTCCTGCGAGGCGTGCCGACCAAGCAGGCCGTTGCCGAAGGCATCACCGGTTCGGCCGGTGTGGTGACGAGCGCGGCGGCGGTCATGATCGGAGTGTTCGCGGTCTTCGCCACCCTGAGCACCCTGGACATGAAGCAGTTGGGTGTCGGTCTGGCGGTCGCGATCCTGATCGACGCGACCATCATCCGGGCGGTCGTCCTGCCGAGCATCATGACCCTGCTCGGCGACGCCAACTGGTGGGCCCCCAAGTGGCTCCGCGGCAAGCAGCCCAAGCACGCCGCCCCGACCGCCACCCCCGAAGAGGAGCGCGAGCTCACCCCGGTCGGCTGA
- a CDS encoding WhiB family transcriptional regulator, which produces MSVSFLDAFTEVATSQDLPCRSYAPELFFAESPADVEHAKSLCTTCPLKAECLAGALERSEPWGVWGGELFVQGVVVPRKRPRGRPRKCDTVTAA; this is translated from the coding sequence ATGAGCGTTAGCTTCCTCGATGCCTTCACCGAGGTTGCAACGTCGCAGGACCTGCCCTGTCGGTCCTACGCGCCAGAGCTCTTCTTCGCCGAATCGCCGGCGGACGTCGAGCACGCAAAGTCGTTGTGCACCACCTGCCCGCTCAAGGCCGAGTGCCTGGCCGGAGCGCTCGAGCGTTCCGAGCCGTGGGGAGTGTGGGGCGGCGAACTGTTCGTCCAAGGTGTTGTGGTTCCGCGCAAGCGGCCCCGTGGGCGTCCACGTAAGTGCGACACCGTTACCGCCGCCTGA
- a CDS encoding M48 family metallopeptidase has protein sequence MAESPPRSIPPYVDIRRSKRRKRTVSAYRDGERVVVLMPDRLSAAEEARWVETMLQRLEKQRSRSRVSDEKLLARAHELACRHLPEVPEPASVRWVSNQNRRWGSCTPADRSIRLSDRLQSMPAWVVDYVLVHELAHLVEPSHNAAFWNLVHRFPKSERAEGYLEGVSAAANLTLDDF, from the coding sequence ATGGCCGAGTCTCCACCGCGCTCGATCCCGCCCTATGTGGACATCCGTCGCAGCAAGCGCCGCAAGCGGACCGTGAGCGCCTATCGCGACGGCGAGCGGGTGGTCGTCCTGATGCCCGACCGGCTGTCCGCCGCCGAGGAGGCGCGCTGGGTCGAAACCATGCTCCAGCGCCTCGAGAAGCAGCGCAGCCGATCCCGCGTGTCGGACGAAAAATTGTTGGCCAGAGCACACGAACTAGCGTGTCGCCACCTCCCAGAGGTGCCCGAACCTGCGTCAGTCCGCTGGGTTTCGAACCAAAACAGACGGTGGGGATCCTGTACTCCGGCCGACCGCTCGATCCGCCTGAGCGACCGATTGCAGTCGATGCCCGCCTGGGTCGTCGACTACGTCCTCGTCCACGAGCTCGCCCACCTGGTCGAGCCGTCCCACAACGCCGCCTTCTGGAACCTCGTCCACCGCTTCCCCAAGTCGGAGCGCGCCGAGGGCTACTTGGAAGGCGTCTCAGCAGCCGCCAACCTCACACTCGACGACTTCTGA
- a CDS encoding SDR family NAD(P)-dependent oxidoreductase, with amino-acid sequence METRRALVTGAASGIGAACARRLAADGVHVIAVDYDADGLAEVVGPGIEPLQADLSDLDGLSRLPVDVDILVNNAGVQQVAPVEQFPPERFGYILRLMLESPFRLIRQTLPYMYGRGWGRVVNISSVHGLRASPFKAAYVAAKHGLEGLSKVVALEGAAHGVTSNCVNPAYVRTPLVTAQLADQAATHGLTESEVLDKVLLEPVAVKRLIEPAEVAELVALLCGPASASLTGSSLVLDGGWTAH; translated from the coding sequence ATGGAGACCCGCCGAGCCCTCGTCACCGGAGCCGCCTCAGGTATCGGAGCGGCCTGCGCGCGGCGGCTCGCTGCCGACGGCGTACATGTGATCGCGGTCGACTACGACGCCGACGGCCTGGCGGAAGTCGTCGGCCCAGGGATAGAGCCGCTCCAGGCCGACCTGTCGGATCTGGACGGGCTGAGCAGGCTCCCTGTCGACGTCGACATCCTGGTGAACAACGCAGGCGTCCAGCAGGTTGCCCCGGTGGAGCAGTTCCCGCCGGAGCGCTTCGGCTACATCCTGCGCCTCATGCTGGAGTCGCCGTTCCGGTTGATCCGGCAGACCCTGCCGTACATGTACGGCCGTGGCTGGGGCCGGGTGGTCAACATCTCCTCGGTCCACGGACTCAGAGCCAGCCCGTTCAAAGCGGCGTACGTCGCTGCCAAGCACGGACTGGAAGGACTCAGCAAGGTGGTCGCGCTCGAAGGCGCGGCCCACGGAGTCACCAGTAACTGCGTGAACCCGGCGTACGTCCGTACGCCGCTCGTCACGGCCCAGTTGGCCGACCAGGCAGCCACCCACGGGCTGACCGAGTCGGAAGTGCTGGACAAGGTCCTGCTCGAACCGGTCGCGGTGAAGCGGCTGATCGAGCCGGCCGAGGTGGCCGAGTTGGTCGCACTGCTGTGCGGACCCGCGTCGGCCTCACTCACGGGGAGTTCCCTCGTCCTCGACGGCGGCTGGACCGCCCACTAA
- a CDS encoding mycoredoxin — MAAFTMYSTPWCGYCHRLKGQLKRAGIEFTEVDIEQVPDAAKIVEKVNNGNQTVPTVVFPDGTAMTNPSIAQIADKLVA, encoded by the coding sequence ATGGCGGCATTCACGATGTACTCGACTCCCTGGTGCGGTTACTGCCACCGGTTGAAGGGCCAGCTGAAGCGGGCCGGTATCGAGTTCACCGAGGTCGACATCGAGCAGGTCCCGGACGCCGCGAAGATCGTCGAGAAGGTCAACAACGGCAACCAGACCGTCCCCACCGTCGTCTTCCCCGACGGCACCGCGATGACCAACCCCAGCATCGCCCAGATCGCCGACAAACTGGTCGCCTGA
- a CDS encoding NUDIX hydrolase — protein sequence MRWLVHGEEVVWSSPWLRVCRLDVEQPDGQRVAYDAVRLSDVAATVVTDAEQRVLLLWRHRFLTDTWAWELPMGIVEPGEAPVDAAAREVEEETGWRPGPLTALIRSEPGAGIIDSTHHVFRATSASYVGEPVERNESDRIEWVPLADVPGMIARQEIVSGITLVGLQQAMLTELLAKA from the coding sequence ATGCGTTGGCTCGTGCACGGCGAAGAAGTGGTGTGGAGCAGTCCCTGGCTGAGGGTGTGCCGGCTGGACGTCGAACAGCCGGACGGCCAGCGGGTCGCCTACGACGCAGTACGGCTCAGTGATGTCGCTGCGACTGTCGTCACCGATGCCGAGCAGCGCGTACTGCTGCTGTGGCGGCATCGGTTCCTGACCGACACCTGGGCGTGGGAGCTGCCGATGGGGATCGTGGAGCCGGGTGAGGCGCCGGTGGACGCGGCGGCGCGGGAGGTCGAGGAGGAGACCGGGTGGCGGCCGGGTCCGCTCACAGCCTTGATCCGCTCCGAACCAGGTGCGGGGATCATCGACTCGACCCATCACGTCTTCCGGGCGACCAGCGCGTCGTACGTCGGGGAACCGGTCGAGCGGAACGAGTCGGACCGGATCGAATGGGTGCCGCTGGCCGACGTACCGGGCATGATCGCCCGCCAGGAGATCGTCAGCGGAATCACCTTGGTGGGTCTGCAACAGGCGATGCTGACCGAGCTGCTCGCGAAGGCCTGA
- a CDS encoding ATP-dependent DNA helicase UvrD2, which yields MSQSVSNITQAVAGRSADELLEALDPEQRAVATALHGPVVVMAGAGTGKTRAITHRIAYGVRTGTYDPARVLAVTFTQRAAGEMRGRLAQLGANGVQARTFHSAALRQARWFWPKVFGGELPPIIDRKFPLLTEAANRCRVRVDTPALRDLAGEVEWAKVSNVRPDDYAKIAPQSGRALAAFDPATIARVFAAYEDVKIERGRIDLEDVLLCAVALLAEDERVAAEIRRQYRTFVVDEYQDVSPLQQSLLDLWLGGREDVCVVGDPAQTIYSWAGADPENLVRFAQRHPSAAVIKLVRDYRSTPQIVDVANKVLDAAGPSGLPGRVTLRSQRDAGPTPTYREYPDEVAEADAVARAISRLQDSGTALRDIAILFRTNAQSENFEQALAERKIPAVLKGAERFFERAEIRQAAMLLRGQAKAGSAADDDLVETVTGILGGAGWTVDPPEGKGAVRDRWESLAALVTMTSDFAKAHPEAGFADLMAELDRRASIQHAPLAEGVTLATLHAAKGLEWGCVFIVGAHEGTLPISYAQTPAQVEEERRLFYVGVTRAKDQLSVSWSTSRSPGGRGQRGPTRFLDPIGVRSSRAGEREPSSVRAGAPRAGRSDKPIPKCRVCGRGLLEAAARKLGRCEDCPGSMDQKLYDALLEWRAERAAEEGMPAFVIFTDATLIAIAETRPTDERELLRIPGIGRTKVSKYGEPVVNICTR from the coding sequence ATGTCTCAGTCCGTGAGCAACATCACGCAGGCCGTCGCCGGCCGGTCCGCCGACGAGCTGCTCGAGGCCCTCGACCCCGAGCAGCGAGCCGTCGCGACCGCCTTGCACGGCCCGGTCGTCGTGATGGCCGGGGCCGGCACCGGGAAGACCCGCGCGATCACCCACCGGATCGCGTACGGCGTGCGCACGGGCACCTACGACCCGGCCCGCGTGCTGGCCGTGACGTTCACCCAGCGCGCGGCCGGTGAGATGCGCGGCCGGCTCGCCCAGCTCGGCGCGAACGGCGTCCAGGCCCGGACCTTCCACTCGGCCGCGCTCCGGCAGGCGAGGTGGTTCTGGCCGAAGGTGTTCGGCGGCGAGCTGCCACCGATCATCGACCGGAAGTTCCCGCTGCTGACCGAGGCGGCGAACCGCTGCCGGGTCCGCGTCGACACCCCGGCACTGCGCGACCTGGCTGGTGAGGTGGAGTGGGCGAAGGTGAGCAACGTCCGCCCCGACGACTACGCGAAGATCGCGCCGCAGTCCGGCCGGGCGCTGGCCGCGTTCGACCCCGCGACGATCGCGCGCGTCTTCGCGGCGTACGAGGACGTCAAGATCGAGCGCGGCCGGATCGATCTGGAGGACGTGCTGCTCTGCGCGGTCGCGCTGCTGGCCGAGGACGAGCGGGTCGCCGCCGAGATCCGCCGGCAGTACCGGACCTTCGTGGTCGACGAGTACCAGGACGTCTCCCCGCTGCAACAGAGCCTGCTCGACCTGTGGCTGGGCGGCCGCGAGGACGTCTGCGTGGTCGGCGACCCCGCGCAGACCATCTATTCCTGGGCCGGCGCCGACCCGGAGAACCTGGTCCGTTTCGCCCAGCGCCACCCGTCCGCCGCGGTGATCAAGCTGGTCCGCGACTACCGCTCCACCCCGCAGATCGTCGACGTGGCGAACAAGGTGCTCGACGCGGCCGGCCCGTCCGGTCTGCCCGGCCGGGTCACCCTGCGCTCGCAGCGCGACGCCGGCCCGACCCCGACGTACCGCGAATATCCGGACGAGGTCGCCGAGGCGGACGCCGTCGCCCGCGCGATCAGCCGCCTGCAGGATTCCGGTACGGCGCTGCGCGACATCGCCATCTTGTTCCGGACCAACGCCCAGTCCGAGAACTTCGAGCAGGCGCTGGCCGAGCGGAAGATCCCCGCCGTACTGAAAGGTGCCGAGCGGTTCTTCGAGCGCGCCGAGATCCGGCAGGCGGCGATGCTGCTCCGCGGCCAGGCCAAGGCCGGCAGTGCCGCCGACGACGACCTGGTCGAGACCGTCACCGGCATCCTCGGCGGTGCCGGCTGGACGGTCGACCCGCCCGAGGGCAAAGGCGCGGTCCGGGATCGCTGGGAGTCATTGGCCGCGCTCGTCACGATGACGTCCGATTTCGCCAAGGCACATCCCGAGGCCGGATTCGCCGACCTGATGGCCGAGCTGGACCGGCGCGCGTCGATCCAGCACGCGCCGCTGGCCGAGGGCGTCACGCTCGCCACCCTGCACGCGGCGAAGGGCTTGGAGTGGGGCTGCGTGTTCATCGTCGGCGCGCACGAGGGCACGCTGCCGATCAGCTACGCCCAGACCCCGGCCCAGGTCGAGGAGGAGCGGCGGCTGTTCTATGTCGGCGTGACCCGGGCGAAGGACCAGTTGTCCGTCAGCTGGTCGACCTCGCGCTCACCGGGCGGTCGCGGTCAGCGGGGGCCGACCAGATTCCTGGACCCGATCGGGGTGCGCAGCTCCCGCGCCGGCGAGCGGGAGCCGTCGTCGGTGCGGGCCGGTGCGCCACGGGCGGGGCGCTCGGACAAGCCGATCCCGAAGTGCCGGGTCTGCGGCCGCGGCCTGCTCGAGGCGGCCGCCCGCAAACTCGGCCGGTGCGAGGACTGCCCGGGCTCGATGGACCAGAAGCTGTACGACGCCCTGCTCGAGTGGCGGGCCGAGCGCGCCGCCGAGGAGGGGATGCCCGCCTTCGTCATCTTCACCGACGCGACGTTGATCGCGATCGCGGAGACCCGCCCGACCGACGAACGCGAACTCCTCCGCATCCCCGGCATCGGCCGCACCAAGGTCTCGAAGTACGGCGAACCAGTCGTCAACATCTGCACCCGCTGA
- a CDS encoding DUF5679 domain-containing protein — MAETWSGEFYCVKCKAKRTADGEVKVNDKGTRMAKAKCPECGTNLNRILGKA; from the coding sequence ATGGCAGAGACCTGGAGCGGCGAGTTCTACTGCGTCAAGTGCAAGGCCAAGCGCACCGCCGACGGCGAGGTCAAGGTCAACGACAAGGGCACGCGCATGGCCAAGGCCAAGTGCCCCGAGTGCGGTACGAACCTGAACCGGATCCTCGGCAAGGCCTGA
- a CDS encoding FdhF/YdeP family oxidoreductase yields MVDIEHPKKKAAGVPAVLSSFKFGFREMGPTRTGKVFLKMNQDGGFDCPSCAWPDPDHKRKHAAEFCENGAKAVAWEATRKRVPRAFFAEHSIDQLNQISEYELGKLGRITEPMLLRAGATHYEPVGWEEAFQVVARHLKALVDPDDAVFYTSGRTSNEAAFLYQLFVRAYGTNNLPDCSNMCHESSGTALSRVIGSGKGAVTLEMLEEAELIVVVGQNPGTNAPRMLSHLEIAKKHGADIVSVNPLPEPGLMNFKNPQRPSGWVGKGTELADQHLQIRIGGDQALFLAVGHLLLQAEAAAPGTVLDKAFIDSHTSGYELYAKHNAELDWAAVELATGLRRAEIEEFTRRFIKSKATVICWAMGLTQHREAVATITEIVNVLLLQGNIGKPGAGPCPVRGHSNVQGDRSMGIWEKMPDAFLDRLDQEFAFTSPREHGVDAAATVQRLRDGAVRVFFAMGGNFAMATPDTEVVHQGLRECDLTVQVSTKLNRSHTVTGREALILPTLGRTDHDRTPNGPQSVTVEDSQGAVHLSTGNLTPPAPELKSEIGIVCGLAALVVPEVGQIPWADFADDYSLIRHRIGRVCDGYENFEERLRANEGGFLLAHAARDKREFKTSDAKAQFSANELSWLPTEPGRLLLQTMRSHDQFNTTIYGLQDRYRGVDGTRQVVFVNPDDLKALGLKDGQRVDIVSEFKGVERRAAGYRLVSFPTARGCVAAYYPETNVLMAADDVAKGSNTPVAKGLTVRLEPVS; encoded by the coding sequence ATGGTCGACATCGAACACCCGAAGAAGAAGGCCGCCGGCGTACCGGCGGTGCTGTCGTCGTTCAAGTTCGGCTTCCGCGAGATGGGGCCGACCCGGACCGGCAAGGTCTTCTTGAAGATGAACCAGGACGGCGGTTTCGACTGCCCGTCGTGTGCCTGGCCCGACCCGGACCACAAGCGCAAGCACGCGGCCGAGTTCTGCGAGAACGGGGCCAAGGCGGTCGCCTGGGAGGCGACCCGCAAACGGGTACCGCGCGCCTTCTTCGCGGAGCACTCGATCGACCAGCTGAACCAGATCTCGGAGTACGAGCTGGGCAAGCTCGGCCGGATCACCGAGCCGATGCTGCTCCGGGCCGGCGCCACTCACTACGAGCCGGTCGGCTGGGAGGAGGCGTTCCAGGTCGTCGCCCGGCACCTCAAGGCCTTGGTCGACCCCGACGACGCCGTCTTCTACACCTCCGGCCGGACCAGCAACGAGGCCGCCTTCCTCTACCAGCTCTTCGTCCGCGCCTACGGCACGAACAACCTGCCCGATTGCTCCAACATGTGCCACGAATCATCCGGTACTGCGCTGTCGCGGGTGATCGGCAGCGGTAAAGGTGCGGTCACGCTCGAGATGCTCGAAGAGGCCGAACTGATCGTCGTGGTCGGCCAGAATCCCGGCACCAACGCGCCCCGGATGCTCAGTCATCTGGAGATCGCCAAGAAGCACGGCGCCGACATCGTTTCGGTCAACCCGCTGCCCGAGCCCGGCCTGATGAACTTCAAGAATCCGCAGCGCCCGTCCGGCTGGGTCGGCAAGGGCACCGAGCTGGCAGACCAGCACCTGCAGATCCGGATCGGCGGCGATCAGGCGCTGTTCCTTGCCGTCGGCCACTTGTTGCTGCAGGCCGAGGCGGCTGCGCCGGGAACCGTGCTGGACAAGGCGTTCATCGACTCGCACACGAGTGGGTACGAGCTCTACGCCAAGCACAACGCGGAGTTGGACTGGGCAGCGGTCGAGTTGGCCACCGGGCTCAGGCGCGCCGAGATCGAGGAATTCACGCGGCGGTTCATCAAGTCGAAGGCGACGGTGATCTGCTGGGCGATGGGACTGACGCAACACCGCGAGGCCGTTGCCACCATCACCGAAATCGTCAACGTCCTGCTCTTGCAGGGGAACATCGGCAAGCCTGGTGCCGGGCCGTGTCCGGTGCGTGGCCACTCGAATGTGCAGGGCGACCGAAGCATGGGCATCTGGGAGAAGATGCCGGACGCGTTCCTGGATCGGCTCGATCAGGAGTTCGCCTTCACCTCCCCGCGCGAGCACGGGGTCGACGCCGCGGCGACGGTGCAGCGGTTGCGCGACGGCGCCGTACGAGTGTTCTTCGCGATGGGTGGCAACTTCGCGATGGCTACGCCGGATACGGAGGTCGTGCACCAGGGCTTGCGGGAGTGCGACCTGACGGTTCAGGTGTCGACCAAGCTGAACCGGTCGCATACGGTGACCGGGCGTGAGGCGCTGATCCTGCCGACCTTGGGTCGGACCGATCACGACCGCACGCCCAACGGGCCGCAGTCGGTGACGGTGGAGGATTCTCAAGGTGCGGTGCATCTGTCCACCGGCAATCTGACGCCGCCGGCACCTGAGTTGAAGTCGGAGATCGGGATCGTCTGCGGGTTGGCGGCGCTCGTCGTACCGGAGGTCGGGCAGATTCCGTGGGCCGACTTCGCCGACGACTACAGCTTGATCCGGCACCGGATCGGGCGGGTCTGCGACGGGTACGAGAACTTCGAGGAACGGTTGCGGGCCAACGAGGGCGGCTTCCTGCTGGCGCACGCTGCTCGGGACAAGCGTGAGTTCAAGACGTCTGATGCCAAGGCGCAGTTCAGCGCGAACGAGTTGTCCTGGTTGCCGACCGAGCCGGGACGGCTGCTGCTGCAGACGATGCGGAGTCATGATCAGTTCAACACCACGATCTACGGTTTGCAGGATCGCTATCGCGGGGTGGACGGCACGCGCCAGGTGGTGTTCGTGAACCCTGACGACCTGAAGGCGCTCGGGTTGAAGGATGGTCAGCGGGTCGACATCGTGAGCGAGTTCAAGGGCGTCGAGCGGAGGGCGGCGGGGTACCGGCTGGTCTCGTTCCCGACGGCGCGCGGCTGCGTGGCGGCGTACTACCCGGAAACGAATGTCCTGATGGCGGCCGACGACGTAGCCAAGGGCAGCAACACGCCGGTTGCCAAGGGGCTGACAGTTCGTTTGGAACCCGTCAGCTGA